A window of the Streptomyces sp. NBC_00454 genome harbors these coding sequences:
- a CDS encoding vancomycin high temperature exclusion protein, with product MRGIGTRLTGRLRLRRLRPGALVPGSVRARRRAVQLVMAGCVVALLPSAWTHAAAGSRLRTTADAPAAEVAVVFGAGLWNGRPTPYLANRLDAAAELYRAGKVKVVLVTGDNSRTEYDEPDAMRAYLTGHGVPDGRIVSDFAGFDTWDSCVRAREVFGVHRAVLISQGFHIRRAVALCEAAGVDSYGVGVADAHDATWYYGGTREVFAAGKAALDAVFKPEPKFLGPKEEGVSRALAALAD from the coding sequence ATGCGCGGGATCGGGACACGGCTGACGGGGCGGCTGCGGCTGCGGCGGCTGCGGCCGGGGGCGCTGGTGCCCGGGAGCGTACGGGCCCGGCGGCGGGCCGTGCAGCTGGTGATGGCCGGCTGCGTGGTGGCGCTGCTGCCCTCCGCGTGGACCCACGCGGCTGCCGGATCCCGGCTGCGGACCACCGCCGACGCGCCCGCCGCCGAGGTGGCGGTGGTCTTCGGAGCCGGGCTGTGGAACGGCCGCCCGACCCCGTACCTCGCGAACCGGCTCGACGCCGCCGCCGAGCTCTACCGCGCGGGCAAGGTCAAGGTCGTCCTCGTCACCGGGGACAACAGCCGCACCGAGTACGACGAGCCCGACGCGATGCGCGCGTACCTGACCGGCCACGGCGTGCCCGACGGGCGGATCGTCAGCGATTTCGCGGGATTCGACACCTGGGACTCCTGCGTCCGGGCCCGGGAGGTCTTCGGGGTCCACCGGGCGGTGCTCATCAGCCAGGGCTTCCACATCCGCCGGGCGGTCGCCCTGTGCGAGGCCGCGGGCGTGGACTCGTACGGGGTCGGCGTCGCGGACGCACACGACGCGACCTGGTACTACGGCGGCACCCGCGAGGTGTTCGCGGCGGGCAAGGCGGCGCTGGACGCGGTGTTCAAGCCGGAACCGAAGTTCCTGGGGCCGAAGGAGGAGGGGGTGTCGCGGGCCCTGGCCGCTCTGGCAGACTGA
- a CDS encoding sirohydrochlorin chelatase, with the protein MQPTLVAVAHGSRDPRALPAVEALLERVRELRPRLRVRLGHVELNRPLLDHTLERATGEAVLVPLLLGRGTHVKRDLPAAAARAGHLRTRVAAPLGPHPLLVEALYERLVEAGWATGSAVVLAAAGSRDPESAADTRATAALLSERLGGVPVVAAYASAAAPTVPEAVRALAARGCHRPAVASYFTAPGRFASASAAAAPGAAAAPLGDHPALARLVLQRYDEALAAREEERYEERSGPLELATA; encoded by the coding sequence ATGCAGCCCACCCTCGTCGCCGTGGCCCACGGCAGCCGTGACCCGCGCGCCCTCCCCGCCGTCGAAGCCCTGCTCGAGCGGGTCCGCGAGCTCCGCCCCCGCCTCCGTGTCCGGCTCGGGCACGTCGAGCTGAACCGGCCACTGCTCGACCACACGCTCGAACGGGCCACCGGAGAAGCCGTGCTCGTGCCGCTGCTGCTCGGGCGCGGAACCCACGTCAAGCGGGACCTGCCGGCCGCGGCCGCCCGCGCCGGGCACCTGCGGACCCGGGTGGCGGCCCCCCTCGGCCCGCATCCGCTGCTGGTCGAAGCCCTCTACGAGCGGCTCGTGGAGGCCGGCTGGGCCACCGGGTCGGCGGTGGTGCTGGCCGCCGCCGGATCGCGCGACCCCGAGTCCGCCGCCGATACGCGGGCCACCGCCGCCCTGCTGTCCGAACGGCTCGGCGGGGTGCCCGTGGTGGCGGCCTACGCCTCGGCCGCCGCGCCCACCGTGCCCGAAGCGGTACGGGCCCTGGCCGCCCGGGGCTGCCACCGGCCCGCGGTGGCCTCGTACTTCACCGCCCCGGGGCGGTTCGCCTCCGCGAGCGCCGCCGCCGCGCCGGGAGCGGCCGCCGCCCCGCTGGGCGATCATCCGGCGCTGGCCCGCCTGGTGCTCCAGCGCTACGACGAAGCCCTCGCGGCGCGGGAGGAGGAGCGGTACGAGGAGCGGAGCGGGCCGCTGGAACTGGCCACCGCTTAA
- a CDS encoding deoxyguanosinetriphosphate triphosphohydrolase encodes MEGLEGTTASARPPYDPADTERWAAEPDKRPGRTAFQRDRARVLHSAALRRLAGKTQVVTPGTRSYDWDASPRTRLTHSLECAQVGRELGAALGCDPDLVEAACLSHDMGHPPFGHNGEEALNEFAKDCGGFEGNAQSLRLLTRLEPKRFVPDPATGELVSVGLNLTRACLDAATKYPWARGDHPTDPGSVKFGAYEDDLPVFEWLRRGAPADRKCFEAQVMDWADDVAYSVHDFEDGLHAGHLDPNLLFAEPERTAIWRVAIGRYVPADTEPEELREALDRLMEQDWWPHGYDGSAVAQARLKDATSQLIGRFCLAAEGATRQAYGTGRLTRYGAELVVPREARNECAVLKAVADLYVMQRDEQERIRADQRIVLAELAEALSARAPEGLDPQFRAVFDAAPDDRARKRAVVDQIAMLTDASARSLHSRLTMRTRRAEG; translated from the coding sequence ATGGAAGGCTTGGAAGGCACCACCGCGTCCGCCCGTCCGCCCTACGATCCCGCCGACACCGAGCGCTGGGCCGCCGAGCCCGACAAACGGCCGGGCCGGACCGCCTTCCAGCGCGACCGCGCCCGCGTACTGCACTCCGCGGCCCTGCGCCGCCTCGCCGGGAAGACCCAGGTGGTCACCCCCGGTACGCGTTCGTACGACTGGGACGCGAGTCCCCGTACGCGCCTGACGCACTCCCTGGAATGCGCCCAGGTCGGCCGTGAGCTCGGCGCCGCACTCGGCTGCGATCCCGATCTGGTAGAGGCCGCCTGCCTCTCGCACGACATGGGACACCCTCCTTTCGGCCACAACGGCGAGGAAGCCCTCAACGAGTTCGCCAAGGACTGCGGCGGCTTCGAGGGCAACGCCCAGTCGCTGCGCCTGCTGACCCGGCTGGAGCCCAAGCGGTTCGTCCCCGACCCGGCCACCGGCGAGCTGGTCAGCGTGGGGCTCAACCTCACCCGGGCCTGCCTGGACGCCGCCACCAAGTACCCCTGGGCGCGCGGGGACCACCCCACCGACCCCGGATCGGTGAAGTTCGGCGCGTACGAGGACGACCTGCCGGTCTTCGAGTGGCTGCGCCGCGGCGCGCCCGCCGACCGCAAGTGCTTCGAGGCGCAGGTCATGGACTGGGCCGACGACGTGGCGTACTCCGTCCACGACTTCGAGGACGGCCTGCACGCCGGCCACCTCGACCCGAACCTGCTCTTCGCCGAGCCCGAGCGCACCGCGATCTGGCGGGTGGCGATCGGCCGGTACGTGCCGGCCGACACCGAGCCGGAGGAGCTGCGCGAGGCGCTGGACCGGCTGATGGAGCAGGACTGGTGGCCGCACGGGTACGACGGCTCGGCCGTGGCCCAGGCCCGTCTGAAGGACGCCACGAGCCAGCTGATCGGCCGCTTCTGCCTGGCCGCCGAGGGGGCCACCCGGCAGGCGTACGGCACCGGCCGCCTGACCCGGTACGGGGCGGAGCTGGTGGTCCCGCGCGAGGCGCGCAACGAGTGCGCCGTCCTCAAGGCGGTCGCCGACCTGTACGTCATGCAGCGCGACGAGCAGGAGCGGATCCGCGCCGATCAGCGGATCGTCCTGGCCGAGCTCGCGGAGGCGCTGAGCGCCCGGGCGCCGGAGGGCCTGGACCCGCAGTTCCGGGCCGTCTTCGACGCCGCACCGGACGACAGGGCCCGCAAACGCGCGGTCGTCGACCAGATCGCGATGCTCACGGACGCCTCCGCGCGCTCCCTGCACTCACGGCTCACGATGCGCACGCGACGCGCCGAAGGGTGA
- a CDS encoding NAD(P)/FAD-dependent oxidoreductase, with product MVDAHRTFVIVGAGLAGAKAAETLRSEGFTGRVILIGDERDHPYERPPLSKGYLAGKEERESVFVHEPSWYAASDIELHLGQPAVQLDREAKKVVLGDGTALPYDKLLLATGAEPRRLDIPGTGLVGVHHLRRLAHAERLRGALAGLGRDNGHLLIAGAGWIGLEVAAAARGYGAEVTVIEPEATPLHAVLGPEIGRLFADLHASHGVRFHFGARLTEIVGHDGMVLAARTDDGEEHPAHAILSAIGAAPRTALAETSGLALVDREHGGGIAVDASLRTSDPDIFAVGDVAAAHHPVLGTRLRVEHWANALNGGPAAARAMLGQEVSYDRVPYFFSDQYDVGLEYSGYAPVGGYDQVLIRGDVGKREFIAFWLSDGRVLAGMNVNVWDVAEHIQALIRSKAPVDRERLADPTVPLSSLVPAEGA from the coding sequence GTGGTCGACGCACACCGGACATTCGTCATCGTCGGCGCAGGGCTTGCCGGAGCTAAGGCGGCCGAGACGCTGAGGTCCGAGGGGTTCACGGGGCGGGTGATCCTCATCGGAGACGAGCGCGACCATCCCTACGAGCGGCCACCGCTCTCCAAGGGATACCTGGCGGGCAAGGAGGAGCGCGAGAGCGTCTTCGTCCACGAGCCCTCCTGGTACGCGGCCTCCGACATCGAGCTGCATCTCGGCCAGCCGGCGGTCCAGCTCGACCGGGAAGCCAAGAAGGTGGTCCTCGGCGACGGCACGGCGCTGCCCTACGACAAGCTGCTGCTGGCCACCGGCGCCGAGCCGCGCCGGCTGGACATCCCCGGCACCGGGCTGGTCGGGGTGCACCACCTGCGCCGCCTCGCGCACGCCGAACGGCTGCGGGGGGCGCTGGCCGGGCTCGGCCGCGACAACGGGCACCTGCTGATCGCGGGCGCCGGCTGGATCGGCCTGGAGGTCGCCGCGGCGGCCCGCGGGTACGGGGCCGAGGTCACGGTGATCGAGCCGGAGGCCACCCCGCTCCACGCGGTGCTCGGTCCGGAGATCGGCCGGCTCTTCGCGGACCTGCACGCCTCGCACGGGGTCCGGTTCCACTTCGGGGCCCGGCTGACCGAGATCGTCGGGCACGACGGGATGGTGCTGGCGGCGCGCACCGACGACGGGGAGGAGCACCCGGCGCACGCGATCCTGTCCGCGATCGGGGCGGCGCCGCGCACGGCCCTCGCGGAGACCTCGGGACTGGCCCTGGTGGACCGGGAGCACGGCGGCGGGATCGCCGTGGACGCCTCGCTGCGCACCTCGGACCCGGACATCTTCGCGGTCGGGGACGTGGCCGCGGCGCACCATCCGGTGCTGGGGACCCGGCTGCGGGTCGAGCACTGGGCGAACGCCCTGAACGGGGGTCCGGCGGCCGCGCGGGCGATGCTGGGGCAGGAGGTCAGTTACGACCGGGTGCCGTACTTCTTCTCGGACCAGTACGACGTGGGCCTGGAGTACTCGGGGTACGCCCCGGTGGGCGGCTACGACCAGGTGCTGATCCGCGGGGACGTGGGCAAGCGGGAGTTCATCGCCTTCTGGCTGTCGGACGGCCGGGTCCTGGCCGGGATGAACGTCAACGTGTGGGACGTCGCCGAGCACATCCAGGCCCTGATCAGGTCGAAGGCGCCCGTAGATCGCGAAAGGCTGGCGGATCCCACGGTTCCGCTTTCCTCCCTGGTACCGGCGGAGGGGGCCTGA
- the dnaG gene encoding DNA primase: MAGRINDDDVKAVRDAVPIDAVVSEYLQLRNAGGGNLKGLCPFHDEKSPSFQVSPSKGFYHCFGCQAGGDTLDFVMKIDHLSFSEAVERLAGLAGITLRYEEGGYTAGSSGRGERIRLVEAHKAAALFYTEQLGSAEAEIGRKFLAERGFDQAAAAHFSVGYSPAGWDHLTRFLRGKGFSDKELITSGLAQDSRSGKPIDRFRGRLMWPIRDISGEVVGFGARKLRDDDNGPKYLNTPETSIYKKSQVLYGIDLAKKEIAKTSRAVVVEGYTDVMACHMAGVTTAIATCGTAFGGDHIKILRRLLMDNATAEVIFTFDGDAAGQKAALRAFEDDQKFAAETSITIAPGGMDPCDLRLAQGDAAVAALVEARTPLFEFALKHIVARHNLENPAGRSAALDEAAPIIKKIKNVGIQHESAVQLAGMLGMRDEQFVVKRIAQLDRWARERGNQPQQQRRGRSGHAYEDIAAPAAAPAGPALNLRSPAHITERELLKLALQRPALVSPAFDAYGMDEFTAPPYAAVRQAILDAGGASLGTEDYLTRVREAAPNDTVRALVTELVVEAIHAKTVDEIYAGVQLVQVRLRAVDRRVHEIQGTMARLGHQGSPEQLAAVQEELWVLQQYGQRLRNRGAEGL, encoded by the coding sequence GTGGCAGGACGGATCAACGACGACGACGTGAAGGCGGTACGGGACGCGGTCCCTATCGACGCCGTGGTCTCGGAGTACCTCCAGCTGCGCAACGCCGGCGGCGGCAACCTCAAGGGCCTCTGCCCGTTCCACGACGAGAAGTCCCCGTCCTTCCAGGTCAGCCCCAGCAAGGGCTTCTACCACTGCTTCGGCTGCCAGGCGGGCGGGGACACCCTCGACTTCGTCATGAAGATCGACCACCTCTCCTTCTCGGAGGCGGTCGAGCGCCTGGCCGGCCTGGCCGGCATCACCCTGCGGTACGAAGAGGGCGGCTACACCGCCGGCTCCAGCGGCCGCGGGGAGCGCATCCGGCTCGTCGAGGCGCACAAGGCCGCCGCCCTCTTCTACACGGAGCAGCTGGGCAGCGCCGAAGCGGAGATCGGCCGCAAGTTCCTGGCCGAGCGCGGCTTCGACCAGGCCGCGGCCGCGCACTTCAGCGTGGGCTACAGCCCGGCCGGCTGGGACCACCTGACCCGCTTCCTGCGCGGCAAGGGCTTCAGCGACAAGGAACTGATCACCTCGGGCCTGGCCCAGGACAGCCGCAGCGGAAAGCCCATCGACCGCTTCCGCGGCCGCCTGATGTGGCCCATCCGCGACATCAGCGGCGAGGTGGTCGGCTTCGGCGCGCGCAAGCTGCGCGACGACGACAACGGCCCCAAGTACCTGAACACCCCCGAGACCTCGATCTACAAGAAGTCCCAGGTGCTCTACGGCATCGACCTGGCCAAGAAGGAGATCGCGAAGACCTCCCGGGCCGTCGTGGTCGAGGGCTACACCGACGTGATGGCCTGCCACATGGCCGGGGTCACCACCGCGATCGCCACCTGCGGCACCGCCTTCGGCGGGGACCACATCAAGATCCTGCGCCGCCTGCTGATGGACAACGCGACCGCCGAGGTGATCTTCACCTTCGACGGGGACGCGGCCGGGCAGAAGGCCGCGCTGCGCGCCTTCGAGGACGACCAGAAGTTCGCCGCCGAGACCTCCATCACCATCGCCCCGGGCGGCATGGACCCCTGCGACCTGCGCCTGGCACAGGGCGACGCGGCCGTGGCCGCGCTGGTCGAGGCCCGGACCCCGCTGTTCGAGTTCGCACTCAAGCACATCGTGGCCCGGCACAACCTGGAGAACCCGGCAGGGCGCTCGGCCGCCCTGGACGAGGCCGCCCCGATCATCAAGAAGATCAAGAACGTCGGGATCCAGCACGAGTCGGCGGTCCAGCTGGCGGGCATGCTGGGCATGCGCGACGAGCAGTTCGTGGTCAAGCGGATCGCCCAGCTCGACCGCTGGGCCCGGGAGCGCGGCAACCAGCCCCAGCAGCAGCGCCGTGGCCGCTCCGGCCACGCGTACGAGGACATCGCCGCGCCGGCCGCCGCCCCCGCGGGCCCCGCGCTGAACCTGCGCAGCCCGGCCCACATCACCGAGCGCGAGCTGCTCAAACTGGCGCTCCAGCGCCCGGCCCTGGTCTCCCCCGCCTTCGACGCGTACGGGATGGACGAATTCACCGCGCCGCCCTACGCGGCCGTCCGCCAGGCCATCCTGGACGCCGGCGGAGCCTCCCTGGGCACCGAGGACTATCTGACCCGGGTCCGGGAAGCCGCCCCGAACGACACCGTCCGCGCGCTCGTCACCGAGCTCGTCGTCGAAGCCATCCACGCCAAGACCGTCGACGAGATCTACGCCGGGGTCCAGCTGGTCCAGGTCCGGCTGCGCGCCGTCGACCGCCGGGTGCACGAGATCCAGGGCACGATGGCCCGCCTCGGCCACCAGGGCTCGCCGGAACAGCTGGCGGCGGTCCAGGAGGAGCTGTGGGTCCTCCAGCAGTACGGCCAGCGGCTGCGCAACCGGGGCGCGGAAGGCCTGTAA
- a CDS encoding gamma-glutamylcyclotransferase family protein, which yields MRGTEPEELPFFVYGTLRPGEVNHHLFLRGRTAAEEPARLPDAALYEGPGYPYAVDRPGSAIAGELITPAPGAYGELLAALDLLEEYEGPGSPGNIYDRSARQALRPDGTAVRAWVYLAAPPLARRLADSGTEIPGGDWLRRG from the coding sequence ATGCGCGGAACGGAACCGGAGGAGCTCCCGTTCTTCGTCTACGGGACCCTTCGGCCGGGCGAGGTCAACCACCACCTCTTCCTGCGCGGCCGCACCGCCGCCGAGGAGCCCGCCCGCCTCCCGGACGCGGCACTGTACGAGGGCCCCGGCTACCCGTACGCCGTCGACCGCCCCGGCTCCGCCATAGCCGGGGAGCTGATCACCCCGGCCCCGGGGGCGTACGGGGAACTCCTGGCCGCGCTGGACCTGCTGGAGGAGTACGAGGGCCCGGGGAGCCCCGGCAACATCTACGACCGCTCCGCCCGCCAGGCCCTGCGCCCCGACGGCACCGCGGTCCGCGCCTGGGTCTACCTGGCGGCCCCGCCCCTGGCCCGCCGGCTGGCGGACTCCGGTACGGAGATCCCCGGCGGCGACTGGCTGCGCCGAGGCTAG
- a CDS encoding ATP-binding protein produces MRPALLRCRQLVRALGLRWKISVLLAAGCSLVALTIGILIHEARVRQVAEAARQSATAQLVRVRQVYELTGQLDFDKVGEADARIDCPALPEPLRRAALAGERTTYLDLDGPRPAVWAARPVGGDQVLSVRQSLVSDQQELLDLDQQLAVSGAAVVTLAAFGGSLLASRLSKDLRSAAETARRISAGELDARIGPSGVPGTRNEVAELSSAVDTMAASLQRRLVAEQRFTADVAHELRTPLTGLHTAAELLPPGRPTELVRDRVAALRTLTEDLLEVARLDADREEAQLDVHPLGPLVESITRRSGVAARVRGADGGSQVRTDVRRLERILTNLLVNAHRHGGAAITVTVTGNAVTVLDRGPGFPEHLLRDGPQRFQTGAAERGQGTGLGLTIALGQAQVIGARVTLANASPTGASATITLPPA; encoded by the coding sequence GTGAGGCCCGCCCTGCTGCGCTGCCGCCAGCTCGTGCGCGCCCTCGGCCTGCGCTGGAAGATCTCCGTGCTGCTCGCCGCCGGCTGTTCGCTCGTCGCCCTCACCATCGGCATCCTGATCCACGAGGCCCGGGTCCGCCAGGTCGCCGAGGCCGCCCGGCAGAGCGCCACCGCGCAACTGGTGCGCGTACGGCAGGTCTACGAGCTCACGGGCCAGCTGGACTTCGACAAGGTGGGCGAGGCCGATGCCCGGATCGACTGCCCCGCCCTCCCCGAGCCGCTGCGCCGGGCTGCCCTGGCCGGGGAGCGCACCACCTACCTCGACCTGGACGGACCCCGCCCGGCGGTCTGGGCCGCCCGGCCGGTCGGCGGCGACCAAGTGCTCTCCGTACGGCAGTCACTGGTCTCGGACCAGCAGGAACTGCTCGATCTCGACCAGCAGTTGGCGGTGTCCGGAGCGGCGGTCGTCACCCTCGCGGCGTTCGGCGGATCGCTGCTCGCGAGCCGGCTCAGCAAGGACCTGCGGTCGGCGGCCGAGACGGCCCGGCGGATCAGCGCCGGCGAACTGGACGCCCGGATCGGACCTTCGGGGGTGCCCGGGACCCGCAACGAAGTGGCGGAGCTGTCCTCGGCCGTGGACACGATGGCCGCGAGCCTGCAGCGGCGGCTGGTGGCCGAGCAGCGGTTCACCGCGGACGTGGCGCACGAGCTGCGGACCCCCCTGACCGGACTGCACACGGCCGCCGAACTGCTGCCTCCGGGCCGGCCCACGGAGCTGGTGCGCGACCGGGTCGCGGCGCTGCGCACGCTGACGGAGGACCTCCTGGAGGTGGCCCGGCTGGACGCGGACCGGGAGGAGGCCCAGCTGGACGTCCACCCGCTGGGGCCGCTGGTGGAGTCGATCACCCGGCGTTCGGGGGTGGCGGCGCGGGTGCGGGGCGCGGACGGCGGGAGCCAGGTGCGCACGGACGTGCGGCGGCTGGAGCGCATCCTGACGAACCTGCTGGTCAATGCCCACCGGCACGGCGGGGCCGCGATCACCGTGACGGTGACGGGGAACGCGGTGACGGTCCTCGACCGGGGTCCGGGCTTCCCCGAGCACCTGCTGCGCGACGGGCCCCAGCGGTTCCAGACGGGCGCGGCCGAACGCGGCCAGGGCACGGGGCTCGGCCTGACCATCGCCCTGGGCCAGGCCCAGGTCATCGGAGCCCGGGTCACCCTCGCGAACGCCAGCCCCACGGGCGCCTCGGCCACGATCACCCTGCCCCCGGCGTAG
- a CDS encoding class F sortase, whose product METGRARRGGLVALAACIGAWLVGSGSGEQVRPPLPSPGEALSAQAQYPGSISALPGSPPTRIRIPSIRVDAPLMGLGLQSDGSLEVPPPARRDLAGWYRDGTTPGATGTAVVAGHVDDATGPAVFYHLGALRRGALIEVARADGRTAVFTVHAVEVYDAKAFPDARVYGPSPRAELRVITCGGGFSPRTGYQGNVVVFAHLTGTY is encoded by the coding sequence ATGGAAACAGGCCGAGCCCGCCGCGGCGGGCTCGTCGCGCTCGCCGCCTGCATCGGCGCCTGGCTCGTCGGCAGCGGCTCCGGCGAGCAGGTCCGGCCCCCGCTGCCCTCCCCCGGCGAGGCGCTGAGCGCCCAGGCGCAGTACCCGGGGTCCATCTCCGCGCTCCCCGGATCCCCGCCCACCCGGATCCGGATCCCGTCCATCCGGGTGGACGCCCCGCTCATGGGGCTCGGCCTGCAGTCCGACGGCAGCCTCGAAGTGCCGCCGCCCGCCCGCCGGGACCTGGCCGGCTGGTACCGCGACGGGACCACCCCGGGCGCCACGGGCACCGCGGTCGTCGCGGGACACGTGGACGACGCCACCGGCCCGGCGGTCTTCTACCACCTCGGCGCGCTGCGCCGCGGGGCCCTGATCGAGGTGGCCCGCGCTGACGGGCGTACGGCCGTGTTCACCGTCCACGCGGTGGAGGTCTACGACGCCAAGGCCTTTCCCGACGCGCGCGTCTACGGGCCTTCGCCGCGCGCCGAGCTCCGCGTCATCACTTGCGGCGGCGGCTTCTCCCCGCGCACCGGCTACCAGGGCAACGTGGTCGTCTTCGCCCACCTCACGGGCACCTACTGA
- a CDS encoding class I SAM-dependent methyltransferase gives MPRLEISDLITVTDPHSLARLPVRRGDVVRRLADSGDRRGARIAAQLPAGPDDVLDPLAVDRLMIGAHTGMQRLSEELRLDEGLARILGPVFETVRELTGRRGRFRLVDIGCGLGHLVRRLAATGALGPGVELIGVDLDAALVAEADRLARSEGLDCRFVHGNAFDLPEVATVYVSTGMLRRFRGPDLAEFFRAQADSPALAFCHYDIAATRLAPVGAWIHHRARTRDPLARHDGFAAALRAHSDETLLRAANVPGIRPLVYGPPRPARPFRTAMRPVIGIRPELEAPLREALGRSSGRLVGAERLGAGGPWPSRDGAESGAGAG, from the coding sequence GTGCCCCGTCTCGAAATATCAGACCTGATCACCGTCACCGACCCGCACAGTCTGGCCCGGTTGCCCGTACGCCGCGGCGACGTGGTCCGCAGGCTCGCGGACAGCGGTGACCGGCGCGGGGCGCGTATCGCCGCGCAACTGCCGGCCGGCCCCGACGACGTACTCGATCCGCTCGCCGTCGACCGCCTGATGATCGGTGCACACACCGGGATGCAGCGGCTCAGCGAGGAACTGCGCCTCGACGAAGGACTGGCGCGGATCCTCGGCCCGGTCTTCGAAACCGTCCGCGAGCTCACCGGGCGCCGCGGCCGCTTCCGCCTCGTCGACATCGGCTGCGGGCTCGGCCACCTCGTCCGCCGGCTCGCCGCCACCGGCGCCCTGGGACCCGGCGTGGAACTCATCGGGGTCGACCTCGACGCCGCGCTGGTCGCCGAGGCCGACCGGCTGGCCCGCTCCGAGGGGCTCGACTGCCGGTTCGTCCACGGCAACGCCTTCGACCTCCCGGAGGTGGCCACCGTCTACGTCTCCACCGGAATGCTGCGCCGGTTCCGCGGCCCCGACCTCGCGGAGTTCTTCCGGGCCCAGGCCGACTCGCCAGCCCTCGCCTTCTGCCACTACGACATCGCCGCCACCCGGCTGGCACCCGTCGGAGCCTGGATCCACCACCGCGCCCGCACGCGCGATCCGCTCGCCCGCCACGACGGGTTCGCCGCCGCCCTGCGCGCCCACTCCGACGAAACCCTGCTGCGCGCCGCGAACGTCCCGGGCATCCGGCCCCTGGTCTACGGACCCCCGCGGCCGGCCCGTCCCTTCCGTACCGCCATGCGCCCGGTCATCGGCATCCGGCCGGAGCTGGAGGCCCCGCTGCGCGAGGCCCTCGGACGGTCCTCCGGGCGGCTGGTGGGCGCGGAGCGCCTCGGCGCGGGCGGCCCGTGGCCGAGCAGGGACGGAGCGGAGTCCGGCGCCGGCGCTGGTTAG
- a CDS encoding sulfite exporter TauE/SafE family protein: protein MPDISTTMIIILCVAAAAAGWIDAVVGGGGLLLLPALLLGLPNAHPATVLGTNKAVAIVGTSGAAVTYLRKTTVDVKLAVRIGLAALIGSMGGAALAGGISKDAMRPLIMAVLVVVAGFVIFRPAFGTAPGATPVSRQRVLLAIALAGLGIGFYDGLIGPGTGTFLVLALTALLHLDLVTASATAKIVNVCTNAGALAMFAYQGMVLWQLAALMAAFNLAGGMIGARMALKKGSGFVRGVLLTVVGALVVKLGLEQWG from the coding sequence GTGCCTGACATATCGACAACCATGATCATCATCTTGTGCGTGGCCGCCGCGGCGGCCGGCTGGATCGACGCCGTCGTGGGCGGCGGCGGCCTGCTGCTCCTGCCCGCCCTGCTGCTCGGTCTGCCGAACGCCCACCCCGCCACCGTCCTCGGCACCAACAAGGCCGTGGCCATCGTCGGCACCTCGGGCGCGGCCGTCACCTACCTGCGCAAGACCACGGTGGACGTGAAACTGGCCGTCCGCATCGGACTGGCCGCCCTCATCGGCTCGATGGGCGGAGCCGCCCTGGCCGGCGGGATCAGCAAGGACGCGATGCGCCCGCTGATCATGGCCGTCCTGGTGGTGGTCGCGGGCTTCGTCATCTTCCGCCCCGCCTTCGGCACCGCGCCCGGAGCCACCCCCGTCAGCCGCCAACGCGTGCTGCTGGCCATCGCCCTGGCCGGTCTGGGCATCGGCTTCTACGACGGCCTCATCGGCCCCGGCACCGGCACCTTCCTCGTCCTGGCCCTGACCGCCCTGCTCCACCTCGACCTGGTCACCGCCTCCGCCACCGCGAAGATCGTCAACGTGTGCACCAACGCCGGGGCGCTCGCGATGTTCGCCTACCAGGGCATGGTGCTGTGGCAGCTGGCCGCCCTGATGGCCGCCTTCAACCTCGCCGGCGGCATGATCGGCGCCCGGATGGCGCTGAAGAAGGGGAGCGGGTTCGTCCGCGGGGTCCTCCTGACGGTGGTCGGTGCCCTGGTCGTCAAGCTGGGCCTCGAACAATGGGGCTGA